Proteins encoded by one window of Streptomyces clavuligerus:
- a CDS encoding DUF881 domain-containing protein: protein MPQQPPIRTTGFTPGRPDASMSLLTNVMEHSLDEGYAEAAARRRAEGAPLPRPLRAKLGLAAGLVLAAAVVTVGAAEARISAPVLAKEREELIDRVDAKTAAADELADRVDRLRDEVGERQRKALKSAGAAGEPLASLLAGATEVEGPGVRLVIDDAKGTDQSGSGPRESGGFSDTGRVRDRDMQRIVNGLWESGAEAMAINGQRLTALSAIRAAGDAILVDNRPLVPPYTVLAVGDGEKLDTAFRDSVDGLYLELLRKDYGIRFSVSAEDEVRLPAAPSLIVRTAEPGTAIARGNGGQGTAETGKGTT, encoded by the coding sequence ATGCCGCAGCAGCCCCCCATTCGGACCACTGGCTTTACGCCAGGACGCCCCGATGCGTCCATGTCGCTGCTGACGAATGTGATGGAGCACAGCCTCGACGAGGGCTATGCCGAGGCGGCTGCCCGCAGGAGGGCCGAGGGCGCTCCACTGCCCCGCCCGCTGCGGGCGAAACTGGGGCTTGCGGCCGGTCTGGTGCTCGCCGCGGCGGTGGTCACCGTGGGCGCGGCCGAGGCACGGATATCCGCGCCGGTGCTGGCCAAGGAGCGCGAGGAACTGATCGACCGGGTCGACGCCAAGACCGCCGCCGCGGACGAGCTGGCGGACCGGGTGGACCGGCTGCGGGACGAGGTGGGGGAGCGGCAGCGGAAGGCGCTCAAGTCGGCGGGCGCGGCCGGGGAGCCGCTGGCCTCGTTGCTGGCGGGCGCCACCGAGGTCGAGGGGCCGGGTGTCCGGTTGGTGATCGACGATGCCAAGGGCACCGATCAGAGCGGCTCTGGCCCCCGGGAGAGCGGCGGTTTCAGCGACACGGGCCGGGTGCGCGACCGTGACATGCAGCGGATCGTCAACGGTCTGTGGGAGTCCGGCGCGGAGGCCATGGCCATCAATGGGCAGCGCCTGACGGCCCTGTCGGCGATCCGGGCCGCCGGAGACGCCATACTGGTCGACAACAGGCCGTTGGTACCGCCGTACACGGTGCTTGCGGTGGGGGACGGCGAGAAACTGGACACCGCGTTCCGCGACAGCGTCGACGGCCTGTATCTGGAGCTGCTGCGGAAGGACTACGGCATCCGTTTCAGTGTCTCCGCCGAGGACGAGGTGCGTCTGCCCGCCGCCCCGAGCCTGATCGTACGTACAGCAGAGCCGGGTACCGCCATCGCCCGTGGGAACGGTGGACAGGGCACGGCAGAGACAGGGAAAGGCACAACGTGA
- a CDS encoding small basic family protein: MIAVLGLVVGVVAGLLLRPEVPAVVEPYLPIAVVAALDAVFGGLRAMLDGIFVDKVFVVSFLSNVVVAALIVYLGDKLGVGAQLSTGVVVVLGIRIFSNAAAIRRHVFRA; encoded by the coding sequence GTGATCGCCGTACTGGGCCTCGTCGTGGGAGTCGTGGCCGGATTGTTGCTGAGGCCCGAGGTCCCGGCGGTGGTCGAGCCCTATCTGCCGATCGCCGTGGTGGCGGCCCTGGACGCCGTCTTCGGGGGGCTGCGGGCCATGCTGGACGGGATCTTCGTCGACAAGGTGTTCGTGGTCTCCTTCCTGTCCAACGTGGTCGTGGCCGCGCTGATCGTGTACCTGGGGGACAAGCTGGGTGTCGGAGCCCAGCTCTCCACGGGTGTCGTCGTGGTGCTGGGCATCCGGATCTTCTCCAACGCTGCGGCGATCCGCCGGCATGTGTTCCGGGCGTGA
- a CDS encoding DUF881 domain-containing protein, whose protein sequence is MNDESTGRGAGAADDGAPGAAQPPVPGGPRAGMTGRQRLVAGLWPPRVTRAQLTVAVLLFVLGLGLAIQVRSTSDNSALRGARQEDLVRILDELDHRTERLEDERQRLTAQRAELENSSDQAEEARKQTRLKEQQLGILAGTVAARGPGITLTVADRSGAVEPDMLLDAIQELRAAGAEAIQINGVRVVADSYFSGLKGAVEIDGNRIGAPYIFKVIGKPHDLEPALNIPGGVVRTLEKEQATATVVRSERIVVDALRAAKRPDYARSSAR, encoded by the coding sequence ATGAACGACGAATCGACCGGCCGGGGCGCCGGGGCCGCCGATGACGGTGCGCCGGGTGCGGCGCAGCCGCCGGTACCCGGTGGTCCGAGGGCGGGGATGACCGGCCGTCAGCGGCTGGTGGCCGGGCTCTGGCCGCCGCGGGTGACCCGGGCTCAATTGACCGTGGCGGTGCTGTTGTTCGTCCTCGGTCTGGGGCTCGCCATCCAGGTGCGGTCCACCAGTGACAACAGCGCGTTGCGGGGGGCCCGCCAGGAGGACCTGGTGCGGATTCTGGACGAGCTGGACCATCGCACGGAGCGTCTGGAGGACGAGAGGCAGCGGCTCACGGCCCAGCGGGCGGAGCTGGAGAACAGCTCCGACCAGGCGGAGGAGGCACGCAAGCAGACCCGGTTGAAGGAGCAGCAACTGGGCATTCTGGCGGGTACGGTCGCCGCGCGGGGCCCGGGCATCACGCTCACGGTCGCGGACCGCTCCGGTGCCGTGGAGCCGGACATGCTGCTCGACGCGATCCAGGAGCTGCGTGCCGCGGGGGCGGAGGCGATCCAGATCAATGGTGTCCGGGTGGTCGCCGACAGTTACTTCAGCGGCCTGAAGGGTGCTGTCGAGATCGACGGGAACCGGATCGGGGCGCCGTACATCTTCAAGGTCATCGGCAAACCGCACGATCTCGAACCTGCCCTGAACATTCCGGGCGGAGTCGTGCGGACACTGGAGAAGGAGCAGGCCACTGCCACGGTGGTCCGCTCGGAGAGGATCGTCGTGGACGCCTTGCGGGCCGCGAAGCGGCCTGACTACGCTCGGTCGTCGGCGCGGTGA
- a CDS encoding FHA domain-containing protein, with amino-acid sequence MSGGYGRCEDVRVGRCDQSGFVLPHGRVYFGQGESPVKLFAKLFGKSAREEGGNARHRARRQGQEEVQSGERPLFRDEFAGPGGDIPGARGASAVDPAGPGRIGFGEPSTSGGGFAPDPYATNPHGGRPRQEDDPSMTGVTVCTRCGNRNPQTSKFCSNCGAPLRGQPAAERASETTSTISISGLEAYDSEMTGQTQLPSLSPEAQAAVEALPLGSALLVVRRGPNSGSRFLLDSDLTTAGRHPQSDIFLDDVTVSRRHVEFRRGRDGSFSVADVGSLNGTYVNREPIDSAYLNNGDEVQIGKYRLVFYGSQRAV; translated from the coding sequence CTGTCTGGTGGGTACGGACGTTGTGAGGATGTCCGGGTCGGCAGGTGTGATCAGTCAGGGTTCGTCCTGCCCCACGGGCGGGTCTATTTCGGTCAAGGGGAATCGCCCGTGAAGTTGTTTGCGAAGTTGTTCGGCAAGAGCGCACGCGAGGAAGGCGGCAACGCCAGGCACCGTGCGCGGCGTCAGGGTCAGGAAGAGGTCCAGAGCGGGGAGCGTCCGCTCTTCCGGGACGAGTTCGCTGGTCCGGGCGGTGATATTCCCGGGGCGCGGGGCGCGTCGGCTGTTGACCCTGCCGGTCCCGGACGCATAGGTTTCGGGGAACCATCGACCTCGGGTGGAGGGTTTGCCCCCGATCCGTATGCGACCAATCCCCACGGGGGGCGGCCGCGGCAGGAGGATGATCCGTCCATGACGGGTGTCACGGTCTGCACGAGGTGCGGCAACCGCAATCCGCAGACGAGCAAGTTCTGCTCCAACTGCGGCGCGCCGCTGCGGGGCCAGCCGGCCGCGGAGCGGGCCTCGGAGACCACGTCGACGATCTCCATCTCCGGCCTGGAGGCCTATGACTCGGAGATGACGGGGCAGACCCAGCTGCCCTCCCTGTCGCCCGAGGCGCAGGCCGCGGTGGAGGCGCTGCCCCTGGGGTCGGCGCTGCTGGTGGTGCGGCGGGGGCCCAATTCGGGCAGCCGCTTCCTGCTCGACAGCGATCTGACGACGGCGGGCCGTCATCCGCAGAGCGACATCTTCCTGGACGACGTGACCGTGTCGCGCCGCCACGTGGAGTTCCGCAGGGGCCGCGACGGCAGCTTCAGCGTGGCTGACGTGGGCAGCCTCAACGGCACGTATGTCAATCGCGAGCCGATCGACTCGGCTTATCTGAACAACGGGGACGAGGTCCAGATCGGCAAGTACCGGCTGGTCTTCTACGGGAGCCAGCGGGCCGTGTAA
- a CDS encoding MerR family transcriptional regulator: protein MRTPTGGAGRGTATAGGRVPAAERLMSIGTVLGQLRDEFPEVTISKIRFLEAEGLVEPRRTPSGYRKFSQEDVERLAQVLRMQRDHYLPLKVIREHLDAADRGEQVQLPAQSPGRDGAATGAGAGEPGPWEAVGERRTAARVGRAELLAAAEVGEEELAEWESYGLLVPDAAGAFDAEAVTVARLVADLGRFGLEPRHLRAMRAAAEREAGLVEQVVAPLRRHRNPQTRAHAEATARELATLSVRLHAALVQTALGVRLT, encoded by the coding sequence ATGCGCACACCGACGGGCGGTGCCGGGCGTGGCACCGCCACCGCGGGGGGAAGGGTTCCCGCGGCCGAGCGGCTGATGAGTATCGGCACCGTCCTCGGTCAGCTGCGGGACGAGTTTCCCGAAGTCACGATTTCCAAGATCCGTTTTCTGGAGGCGGAGGGACTGGTCGAGCCGCGGCGCACCCCCTCCGGGTATCGGAAGTTCAGCCAGGAGGACGTGGAGCGGCTGGCGCAGGTGCTGCGGATGCAGCGGGACCACTATCTTCCGCTGAAGGTCATCCGTGAGCATCTCGACGCCGCGGACCGCGGGGAACAGGTCCAGCTGCCCGCTCAGAGCCCTGGGCGGGACGGGGCGGCCACCGGGGCCGGGGCGGGGGAGCCGGGCCCGTGGGAGGCCGTTGGTGAGCGCCGTACCGCCGCCCGGGTGGGGCGAGCGGAGCTGCTGGCCGCCGCGGAGGTGGGCGAGGAGGAGCTGGCCGAGTGGGAGTCGTACGGCCTGCTCGTCCCGGACGCCGCCGGTGCTTTCGACGCCGAGGCGGTGACCGTGGCGAGGCTGGTGGCCGATCTCGGCAGATTCGGTCTGGAGCCACGGCACCTTCGCGCCATGAGGGCCGCGGCCGAGCGGGAGGCCGGACTGGTCGAACAGGTGGTCGCACCGCTGCGGAGGCATCGCAATCCGCAGACCAGGGCCCATGCCGAGGCCACCGCCCGGGAGCTGGCGACTCTGTCGGTGCGGTTGCACGCCGCCCTGGTGCAGACGGCCCTGGGGGTGCGTCTCACGTGA
- a CDS encoding bifunctional nuclease family protein — protein MNELDVVGVRVEMPSNQPIVLLREVGGDRYLPIWIGPGEATAIAFAQQGMAPARPLTHDLFKDVLEAVGQELTEVRITDLREGVFYAELVFASGVEVSARPSDAIALALRTGTPIYGSDGVLDDAGIAIPDEQEDEVEKFREFLDQISPEDFGTGNQ, from the coding sequence GTGAACGAGCTCGACGTCGTGGGTGTCCGGGTGGAAATGCCCTCCAACCAACCGATCGTGCTCCTGCGTGAAGTGGGAGGCGACCGGTACCTCCCCATCTGGATCGGTCCCGGGGAGGCGACCGCCATTGCCTTTGCCCAGCAGGGCATGGCACCTGCCAGGCCGCTGACCCATGATCTCTTCAAGGATGTGCTGGAGGCGGTGGGCCAGGAGCTCACCGAGGTCCGCATCACCGATCTGCGTGAAGGGGTCTTCTACGCGGAGCTGGTCTTCGCCAGCGGAGTCGAGGTGAGCGCGCGTCCGTCCGACGCCATAGCGCTCGCTCTGCGCACCGGTACGCCGATCTACGGCAGTGACGGGGTCCTCGACGACGCGGGTATCGCGATTCCCGATGAGCAGGAGGACGAGGTGGAGAAGTTCCGCGAGTTCCTCGACCAGATCTCTCCCGAGGACTTCGGAACCGGCAATCAGTGA
- a CDS encoding MerR family transcriptional regulator — translation MRNSGDGAVGGVLGRGLGESGPYPLGEGTTERSGRPEETVGYRGPTACAAAGITYRQLDYWARTGLVEPSVRPAYGSGTQRLYSFHDVVVLKIVKRFLDTGVALQNIRAAVRHLRERGCADLERMTLMSDGATVYECSSPDEVVDLLQGGQGVFGIAVGVVRRDVEAALSQLHGERVDTGETLAGHHPLDELARRRQNRAG, via the coding sequence GTGAGAAACAGCGGCGACGGTGCGGTGGGGGGCGTCCTCGGACGAGGTCTGGGGGAGAGCGGTCCGTATCCGCTCGGGGAGGGTACGACCGAGCGCTCCGGACGGCCGGAGGAGACCGTCGGCTACCGGGGGCCGACCGCCTGCGCGGCGGCGGGGATCACCTACCGCCAGCTCGACTACTGGGCCCGTACGGGGCTGGTCGAGCCCAGCGTCCGCCCGGCGTACGGATCCGGCACCCAGCGGCTCTACAGCTTCCACGACGTCGTCGTCCTCAAGATCGTCAAACGTTTCCTGGACACCGGCGTCGCCCTGCAGAACATCCGGGCCGCCGTCCGGCACCTGCGGGAGAGGGGCTGCGCCGACCTGGAGCGGATGACCCTGATGAGCGACGGGGCGACGGTGTACGAGTGCTCGTCGCCCGATGAGGTGGTGGATCTGCTCCAGGGCGGGCAGGGGGTCTTCGGGATCGCCGTGGGAGTCGTCCGGCGCGATGTCGAGGCGGCGCTGTCGCAGCTCCACGGGGAGCGGGTCGACACCGGTGAGACGCTCGCCGGCCACCATCCGCTGGACGAGCTGGCGCGCCGTCGGCAGAACCGGGCCGGCTGA
- a CDS encoding DNA polymerase IV — translation MRSAPTILHLDMDAFFAAAEQAAKPSLRGKPVIVGGLGPRGVVATASYEARRFGVHSAMPMAQARRLAPNAAYLVPRFAFYRSISEQVMELLRALSPLVEPLSLDEAFVDLEATGAVDAAAARAAGERLRADILAVTGLTGSVGLAGSKMLAKIGSERAKPDGLALIEPGTERELLGPLSVRILPGVGPATGEHLRRAGMTACADLVEAGEDELVRLLGRAHGTALFRMALGQDDRPVVAERDTKSVSVEDTFDVDLHDRVGIRVEVERLAERCTARLRASGHSGRTIVLKVRRYDFSTLTRSETLRGPTDDPSVVREAAGRLLESVDTTGGVRLLGVGVSGLADYTQEDLFAQAAVEEATDRDPGADPPPAPAEGPGPAEPVERHWPAGSDVRHSTHGPGWVQGSGVGRVTVRFERPDSPPGRVRTFRVDDPELSPSDPLPLVAAPAGAGADDGPPGPQSPAGAARPSSPATRPKERSPGGPGSPESAAGRSRP, via the coding sequence GTGAGATCCGCGCCGACGATCCTGCATCTGGACATGGATGCGTTCTTCGCCGCCGCCGAGCAGGCGGCGAAGCCCAGCCTGCGCGGAAAACCCGTGATCGTCGGGGGGCTGGGCCCCCGCGGGGTCGTCGCCACCGCCTCGTACGAGGCCCGGCGTTTCGGGGTGCACTCGGCGATGCCGATGGCGCAGGCCCGGCGGCTCGCGCCGAACGCGGCCTACCTCGTACCCCGCTTCGCCTTCTACCGCTCCATCAGCGAGCAGGTGATGGAGCTGCTGCGGGCGCTGTCGCCCCTGGTGGAGCCGTTGAGCCTGGACGAGGCGTTCGTGGACCTGGAGGCCACCGGGGCGGTCGACGCGGCGGCGGCCCGAGCGGCCGGTGAGCGGCTGCGGGCGGACATCCTGGCGGTCACCGGGCTGACCGGCTCGGTGGGGCTCGCCGGGTCCAAGATGCTGGCGAAGATCGGCTCGGAGCGGGCCAAGCCCGACGGCCTGGCGCTGATCGAACCCGGCACCGAGCGGGAGCTGCTGGGGCCGCTGTCCGTACGGATCCTGCCCGGGGTGGGGCCCGCCACCGGGGAGCATCTGCGCCGGGCCGGGATGACGGCCTGCGCCGATCTCGTGGAGGCGGGCGAGGACGAGCTGGTACGGCTGCTCGGCAGGGCGCACGGGACGGCGCTGTTCCGGATGGCGCTCGGCCAAGACGACCGGCCCGTGGTGGCCGAGCGGGACACCAAGTCGGTGTCGGTGGAGGACACCTTCGACGTGGATCTGCACGACCGGGTCGGAATCCGGGTCGAGGTGGAGCGGCTCGCCGAGCGCTGCACGGCCCGGCTGCGGGCCTCCGGGCACTCGGGGCGGACGATCGTCCTGAAGGTGCGGAGGTACGACTTCTCCACGCTGACCCGCTCCGAGACGCTGCGCGGGCCCACGGACGACCCGTCCGTGGTGCGGGAGGCCGCGGGGCGGCTGCTGGAGTCCGTCGACACCACGGGCGGGGTGCGGCTGCTCGGCGTGGGGGTGTCCGGGCTGGCCGACTACACCCAGGAGGATCTGTTCGCCCAGGCCGCGGTGGAGGAGGCGACGGACCGGGACCCGGGGGCGGACCCGCCGCCCGCCCCGGCCGAGGGGCCCGGCCCCGCCGAGCCCGTCGAGCGCCACTGGCCCGCCGGTTCCGACGTTCGGCACAGCACCCACGGTCCGGGGTGGGTCCAGGGCAGCGGGGTGGGCCGGGTCACCGTCCGGTTCGAACGGCCGGACTCCCCGCCCGGACGGGTGCGCACCTTCCGCGTCGACGACCCCGAGCTGTCACCGTCCGATCCCCTGCCCCTGGTGGCCGCCCCCGCCGGGGCCGGGGCGGACGACGGGCCCCCGGGGCCTCAGTCGCCGGCGGGAGCCGCGCGGCCGTCCTCCCCGGCCACCCGGCCGAAGGAGCGGTCCCCCGGGGGACCGGGATCGCCGGAATCCGCCGCGGGGAGGTCGAGGCCGTAG
- a CDS encoding PRC-barrel domain-containing protein translates to MQTDVDPRSLIGRKAFDRDGTKIGTVDEVYLDDATGSPEWAAVRTGLFGRDAFVPLAPSTLVDDALSVPYERALIRDAPDFGVGRHLSPEQELQLYRHYGLDLPAADSGDPGPPGDRSFGRVAGEDGRAAPAGD, encoded by the coding sequence GTGCAGACCGATGTCGATCCGCGCAGTCTGATCGGCCGCAAGGCGTTCGACCGCGACGGGACCAAGATCGGGACCGTGGACGAGGTGTATCTCGACGACGCGACCGGCTCGCCCGAATGGGCCGCCGTGCGGACCGGACTCTTCGGACGGGACGCCTTCGTCCCGCTTGCCCCGAGCACGCTGGTGGACGACGCGCTGAGCGTGCCGTACGAACGCGCTCTGATCAGGGACGCCCCGGACTTCGGCGTGGGCCGCCACCTCTCCCCGGAGCAGGAGCTCCAGCTCTATCGCCACTACGGCCTCGACCTCCCCGCGGCGGATTCCGGCGATCCCGGTCCCCCGGGGGACCGCTCCTTCGGCCGGGTGGCCGGGGAGGACGGCCGCGCGGCTCCCGCCGGCGACTGA